From one Luteolibacter sp. Y139 genomic stretch:
- a CDS encoding LamG-like jellyroll fold domain-containing protein, with protein MKILSRLRVALAAVFCGVISCLGSAYAWQSDNGDGTYTNPVLYGDYSDPDITRVGSDFYMVSSSFVSSPGLTVLKSKDMVNWEFAGHAADPVGTTDAHNLVNGQTAYEGGIWAPSIRHRNGIFYIAVQPTFSNGRIYYASNPAGPWNFYQLDRGIYDPGLFFDTDGTGYILSGHGSQTLMVLNATCSAVVAQYDNLVNSGGEGTHLVKRGSWYYAFNANPGVWPFQLRCSRTQNLINGPWETGHVCLTSTTGGHQGAIVDVNDSGQWFGFVHQDSGSIGRMPRIGPVFWENNWPVFGTASNRDNMAASYPKPVAGQPLKTPATSDDFSSSSLGLQWQWNHNPDPAKWSLNERPGYLRLRVGQATEFWKARNTLTQKAQGPRSQGVVKLDLTNLQPGDVAGFGTLGKISAHLAVTVDAGGGKTLGMKMRNDKVGSYAGASGVPIAGNTLYLRTDLDFTRDLGICAYSTDGSTWTTLGGNFPLMFGYGSTWQGEQFAIFCYNAGTATSAGYVDVDSFAFTALGDNADLVKPQRGRAKLNASRTTFVADNGQLLRGPYESTEWTTAAPIGEVARIKELGFNTVHLYAESFDPAYPASGSTAPGYAVAEVDKFVQMTRDLGLYLVITIGNGANNGNHNRQWAAAFWNYYAPRYKDETHVLYEIHNEPVAWGPPYLTGTTPAGAMDMEVEAYNLIRQQAPATPVLLFTYAVFGEAGGAAAALADIHEFNQRVHGNPNAVWTNEAVGFHGYAGWKGTAQAVAGLLGAGYPCMMTEFMSLDWGNGEGQDIELTSELERMGVSWNCFLTIPPYGVSPDVTKNEHFKDLVDDAGMSWTPDFGTWPVSRSAYGNGSQPRKTPEDWSGGFLHGTLRIEAEDFDLGGQGVGFSDLDTANLGGQYRLGEGVDIESTLDAGGGYDIGWTNSGEWMDYSIWVAEAGTYDLRLRIASMSAGKVRIECNGSDKTGDWSLASTGGWQTWVTATRQVFLEAGRQKLRLNVTGGAPNLNWIELSPSATGPIADGIYKLVNRGSGLAMDGAGNEVVQQSYTGATSQQWRLEHVGGGNYRISSVADNDRWTNGGLPNDKIGQVWWWGTDAPWQRFLFRPTEGGFQRIVTASFGREFEPQSGSSNAGAFVVNTGIAGYDGSAKQQWAVQALSAPGIPTALRASFNTSGGIALAWNPVEGATGYVVKRSVTSGGSYTIMASGVGVTTFTDTTALAETDYYYVVSALVGQVEGPDSAEAAAPRFRAWLRFDENSGATASDSSGNGWNGSLVNGPLWGSGHFGNAVSLDGFNDYVSLPAGIVSGLTDVTISAWVKLDAIGNWSRVFDFGSGTNNYMFLTPSAPGGAPRFAIRTPSVGEQIIDGSGPLSVGTWTHLAVTLSGTTGTLYVNGAAVGSNANITLDPSDLGNTAANFIGKSQWADPYLDGLVDDFRIYGSALSASAIAALTTQTELVIPPITEEELGSPRLVIGGGVANITAAKSVAGHSYQLQYSDSLLAGSWINLGAPQAGTGAGLSFEVPVPSQIKRRFYRLVIQP; from the coding sequence ATGAAGATTCTCTCCCGCCTTCGCGTGGCATTGGCCGCTGTTTTCTGCGGCGTGATTTCTTGTTTGGGAAGTGCATACGCGTGGCAGTCCGACAACGGCGATGGCACCTACACCAATCCGGTTCTGTATGGCGACTACTCCGATCCCGACATCACGCGCGTGGGTTCGGATTTCTACATGGTGTCGTCGAGCTTTGTCAGCTCGCCGGGGCTGACGGTGCTGAAGTCGAAGGACATGGTGAATTGGGAGTTTGCGGGCCACGCGGCGGATCCGGTCGGCACCACGGATGCGCACAATTTGGTCAACGGACAGACTGCCTACGAAGGCGGTATCTGGGCGCCAAGCATCCGCCATCGCAATGGCATCTTCTACATCGCGGTGCAGCCGACGTTTTCCAACGGGCGCATCTACTATGCCTCCAATCCGGCCGGGCCGTGGAATTTTTATCAGCTCGACCGCGGCATCTACGATCCCGGCCTTTTCTTCGATACGGACGGGACCGGCTATATTCTCAGCGGGCACGGTTCGCAGACGCTGATGGTGCTCAATGCCACTTGCTCGGCAGTGGTCGCCCAATACGACAATCTGGTGAACTCCGGTGGCGAGGGAACGCACCTCGTCAAACGTGGCAGTTGGTACTACGCCTTCAATGCCAACCCAGGTGTGTGGCCCTTCCAGCTCCGCTGCTCGCGCACGCAGAACCTGATCAATGGTCCTTGGGAGACCGGCCATGTCTGCCTTACCTCCACGACGGGCGGTCACCAGGGCGCGATCGTGGATGTCAATGACAGCGGGCAGTGGTTCGGCTTCGTCCATCAGGACAGCGGATCGATCGGGCGCATGCCGAGGATTGGGCCGGTGTTTTGGGAGAACAACTGGCCGGTGTTTGGCACTGCGTCGAACCGCGACAACATGGCGGCCAGCTATCCGAAGCCAGTGGCGGGTCAGCCCTTGAAGACCCCGGCGACTTCCGATGACTTTAGTAGTTCCAGCCTCGGGCTCCAGTGGCAGTGGAACCACAATCCCGATCCGGCGAAGTGGTCGTTGAATGAGCGTCCGGGCTACCTGCGCTTGCGGGTGGGGCAAGCGACGGAATTCTGGAAGGCTCGCAATACCCTGACGCAAAAAGCGCAGGGGCCGCGCAGCCAAGGGGTGGTGAAGCTCGATCTCACCAACTTGCAGCCTGGCGATGTTGCCGGATTCGGGACGCTCGGGAAGATCAGTGCCCACCTCGCGGTGACTGTGGATGCCGGCGGCGGCAAGACGCTTGGCATGAAGATGCGCAATGACAAGGTCGGTAGCTATGCCGGCGCGTCTGGCGTGCCGATCGCTGGCAATACGCTTTACCTGCGCACTGATCTTGATTTCACGAGGGATCTCGGTATTTGCGCCTACAGCACCGATGGCAGCACCTGGACGACGCTGGGTGGGAATTTTCCGCTGATGTTCGGCTACGGGTCTACCTGGCAGGGCGAGCAGTTTGCGATTTTTTGTTACAACGCAGGCACCGCGACGAGCGCCGGCTACGTGGATGTGGATTCATTTGCGTTCACCGCACTCGGCGACAATGCCGATCTCGTGAAGCCGCAGCGTGGCCGCGCCAAACTGAATGCCTCCCGGACCACCTTCGTCGCGGACAACGGACAGCTGCTGCGTGGACCGTATGAATCCACCGAGTGGACGACGGCTGCACCGATCGGCGAGGTGGCCCGCATCAAGGAGCTCGGCTTTAACACGGTTCATCTCTATGCCGAGTCCTTCGATCCGGCGTATCCAGCCAGTGGCAGCACGGCACCCGGCTACGCGGTGGCGGAGGTGGACAAGTTCGTCCAGATGACGCGTGACCTCGGGCTCTATCTGGTCATCACGATCGGGAATGGTGCGAACAACGGGAACCACAACCGCCAGTGGGCGGCCGCATTCTGGAACTACTATGCTCCTCGCTACAAAGATGAGACCCACGTGCTCTACGAGATCCACAACGAGCCGGTAGCGTGGGGGCCGCCCTATCTTACTGGAACCACTCCGGCCGGAGCGATGGACATGGAGGTGGAAGCTTACAACCTGATCCGCCAGCAGGCGCCTGCCACTCCGGTCCTGCTTTTCACCTACGCTGTCTTCGGGGAAGCGGGCGGTGCTGCTGCGGCGCTTGCCGACATCCATGAGTTCAACCAACGGGTCCACGGAAACCCCAACGCGGTGTGGACCAATGAGGCGGTCGGATTCCATGGCTACGCCGGATGGAAGGGAACGGCCCAAGCGGTGGCAGGATTGCTTGGAGCGGGCTATCCCTGCATGATGACGGAGTTCATGAGCTTGGATTGGGGGAATGGTGAGGGCCAGGACATCGAGCTGACCTCGGAACTCGAACGGATGGGTGTCTCGTGGAACTGCTTTCTCACGATTCCTCCCTATGGGGTTTCACCCGACGTTACGAAGAACGAGCATTTCAAGGACCTGGTCGATGATGCGGGGATGAGTTGGACGCCCGATTTCGGGACGTGGCCGGTTTCCCGAAGCGCCTATGGCAATGGCAGCCAGCCTCGCAAGACTCCTGAAGATTGGAGCGGGGGATTTCTCCATGGCACCCTGCGAATCGAAGCGGAGGACTTCGATCTCGGAGGACAAGGGGTGGGTTTCAGCGATCTGGATACGGCCAACCTTGGTGGACAGTATCGGTTAGGTGAAGGGGTCGACATCGAATCAACCTTGGACGCTGGAGGCGGCTATGACATCGGCTGGACCAACTCCGGCGAATGGATGGACTACTCGATCTGGGTGGCAGAGGCGGGCACGTATGACCTTCGCTTGAGGATTGCCAGCATGTCGGCGGGAAAGGTCCGGATTGAGTGCAATGGCTCCGACAAGACCGGTGATTGGTCCTTGGCCAGCACTGGAGGCTGGCAGACGTGGGTGACGGCGACGCGGCAGGTTTTTCTGGAAGCAGGTCGCCAGAAGCTCCGGCTGAATGTCACCGGTGGCGCTCCCAACTTGAACTGGATCGAGCTTTCGCCATCGGCCACGGGGCCGATCGCGGATGGCATCTACAAGCTCGTCAATCGTGGTAGCGGACTCGCGATGGATGGTGCGGGGAACGAAGTGGTCCAGCAGTCCTATACTGGAGCAACCTCACAGCAGTGGCGGCTCGAACACGTCGGTGGAGGCAACTACAGGATCTCGTCGGTCGCGGACAACGACCGCTGGACCAATGGCGGATTGCCGAATGACAAGATCGGGCAGGTCTGGTGGTGGGGAACAGATGCGCCATGGCAGCGCTTCCTGTTCCGCCCGACCGAAGGAGGGTTCCAGCGGATCGTCACCGCTAGCTTTGGCCGTGAGTTCGAGCCTCAGAGCGGTTCGTCGAATGCGGGTGCATTTGTCGTAAACACCGGCATTGCTGGCTACGACGGCTCAGCGAAGCAGCAATGGGCGGTGCAGGCCTTGTCTGCGCCGGGGATTCCCACGGCGCTTCGGGCCAGCTTCAACACCAGTGGTGGCATCGCGCTGGCGTGGAATCCGGTGGAGGGAGCGACGGGCTATGTGGTCAAGCGATCCGTCACCAGCGGCGGATCCTACACAATCATGGCCAGTGGAGTCGGGGTGACGACGTTCACGGACACGACCGCGCTTGCGGAGACCGACTACTACTATGTAGTGAGTGCCTTGGTTGGCCAGGTCGAGGGACCGGATAGTGCGGAAGCCGCCGCGCCGCGCTTTCGTGCCTGGTTGAGATTCGATGAGAACAGTGGTGCCACCGCGTCCGATTCATCGGGGAATGGTTGGAATGGATCCTTGGTGAACGGTCCTTTGTGGGGATCCGGCCACTTCGGCAATGCGGTGAGTCTTGACGGTTTCAATGACTACGTTTCGCTGCCGGCTGGGATTGTCTCCGGTCTGACGGACGTTACGATTTCCGCGTGGGTGAAGCTCGATGCCATCGGTAACTGGTCACGGGTATTCGACTTTGGCAGCGGAACGAACAACTACATGTTCCTGACTCCTTCCGCGCCGGGAGGGGCTCCTCGCTTTGCCATTCGCACGCCGTCCGTGGGGGAGCAGATCATCGACGGGTCGGGACCGCTGTCCGTGGGCACGTGGACCCACCTTGCGGTCACGCTTTCAGGAACGACC